The genomic DNA GCGAGGTACAGCTTTGGCGCGACGGTTTGTCCCGAGCTGCCTATCTGCCGGTCCATCGGCAACCATCCCGCGTCGCAGATGGGGCGAGACGCCGCGAGCTCCGCGGAAAGCGCCTCGGCGAGCTGCTGTGCCAGCGCGAGGTGCTCCGGTCCCTTGATGCCTCGGCCCACCGACACGATCCGGTCCGCCTGGGTGAGATCGACCGCCTGCTTCGCTTCCTTGAACGGCTCCTCCGACCGTTGCCGGATTTGAGACTCGTCGATCGTCACTGCCGGGCGCCGGACCGGCCCAGGCGAGCTGCCGCGCTGCACCTGATCGATCCGAAACGACCCGAGTTGCACGCTGACGAAGTGTGGCGCCGGCCCGTCCACGACGACGTCTGCCGCGAGCTTGGCTTGAAACATGGGTCGAACGAACAGCCAGTCGTCACCGTGTGGCTTGAAGCCGACGCAGTCTGCAACGAGCGAGCGCTCCATGCGAGCCGCGAGCTTTGGCACGAAGTCTCGAGCCTGGTACGTGTGTGCCACGGCCACCAACGCCGGCGCCGCCGCTTCCACAATCGGCACGAGCGCCGCCGTGTATCCATCTGCCGTGTACGTGGAGAGCGCCGCGTGGTCAACGACGATCACCTCGTCGACGGCGGCGGTCGCGAGCTCGCCCGCGACACCGTCGCAGTCGTGACCAGCGACGACCACCTTGACGGGCTGGCCAGTCTGTTGGGCCGCCGCCACGACTTCCCACGTCGCCCGATTCAGCTGGCCGCTTCGTTGCTCGGCAATGACTAGGATCATGAGAATGAGCTGGGCTTAGGCCTTTCGTACGCCGTACGTACATACTGGCGCGAAGCGAACAGCGCTGCGCCTAAATCACCCGCGCGTCGCGCAGTGCACGAACGAGCTCCTTGGCAATCTCTGCCGGCGAGCCCTCGAGCTGCCGCGTCTGCTTGCTCTTCTCAGGCACGTACAGGCGGGTAATGCGCTGCCGCGATACGCCCGAGTTCGCGTCCACGGTGCGAATCTCCTTCTTCTTCGCCGCCATGATGCCCTTGAGCGTCGCGTAGCGAAGCTGGTTGATACCGCTCTGAATCGTCAGCAACGTCGGGAGCGGCAACGTCGCCCACTGGAACCAACCGCCTTCGAGCTCCCGTTTGACCCGCAGCGCACCATCCACGACCGACACGTCCATGATGATGGTGGCATGGGGCATGCCGAGCCGCTCCGCCATGACGACGCCCACCTGACCGAAGCCGTGATCATCTGACTGGAGACCGGCCAGCACGAGGTCGACCTGTTCTGGGCGAACCGCCTCGGCCAGCGCACCGGCCACGACCAACGGGTCCGCCTGGACGAGCGCATCGCCGCTCACGTGGATCGCGCGATCAGCACCTCGGGCGAGCGCTTCGCGCAACACCTGTGTCACGCGCGCGGGCCCCGCGGACACGGCAATGACCTCACCACCCTGCTGTTCTTTGAGCCGGAGCGCTTCCTCGAGGGCGTATTGGTCCGGCTCGTTCATCTCGAACTGCGCATCCGTATCGCGTATCCAAGTGCCCTGGTCGTTCACCCGGACAGCGGCTTCGCGCGACAGGACCTGCTTGACACAAACGGCGATCTTCATCGTCCCTTCACAGCGCTCTGCCCCCGAGTGCATCCACGTAAGTGGCGGCCGATGCCAAGGGGCAGAGCGCCTTGGCTGGTTACTGCTCGAACCTCCGGAAGAGCAACGCGGCGTTCGTGCCACCGAAGCCGAACGAGTTCGACAGGGCGTAGGTCAGGCTCGCGGAGCGCGCCTTCCAGGGCACGTAGTCCAAGTCACAGTCGTCGTCCGGGTGATCGAGATTGATCGTCGGCGGTACGTGTTGGTGCTTGAGGGCGAGGGCGGCGATACCCGCCTCGAGACCACCGGCCGCGCCCAACAGGTGGCCATGCATCGACTTGGTAGATGAAATGATCACACGGTGGGCGTGATCCCCGAAGCAGCGCTTGATGGCAAGCGTCTCCAACCGGTCGTTGTGCGGCGTCGACGTGCCATGCGCATTGATGTAGTCGACGGCGTCCGGACGGAGCCCGCCTGCCTCGAGCGCTTGCTGCATCACGCGCACCGCCCCCTCGCCGTCTTGCGAGGGTGATGTGATGTGATAGGCGTCGGCGGACATGCCGTAGCCGACCAGCTCGCAATAGATGGGCGCGCCCCGTCGCTCGGCCACGTCGAGCGCCTCCAGGATCACGACCCCGGCGCCCTCACCGATGATGAAGCCGTCGCGGTCGCGGTCGAATGGCCGGCTGGCGCGGGCGGGCTCGTCATTGCGCGTCGACAACGCCCGCATGGCACCAAATCCGCCGATCCCCATGGGCGTAATGGCGGCCTCCGAGCCGCCGGCAATCATCGCGTCGGCCGTGCCACGCTTGATGACTTCGAAGGCATCGCCAATGGCGTGCGCCGACGCCGAGCATGCCGTGCAGGTGGCCGAGTTCGGTCCCTTCGCGCCGAAGCGAATGGACACCTGTCCAGCCGCGAGATTGATAATCGCCGAGGGAATGAAGAAGGGTGAGATCTTGCGCGGACCCGACTCCAAGTATGCGCGGTGCTCACGCTCGATCGTGCCGAATCCACCAATACCAGAGGCGATGAATACACCAAGGCGAGGTGCGAAGGCGGGCGAGACGACCAGCTGCGCGTCATCCATCGCGAACTGTGTTGCCGCAATCGCGTATTGGATGAAGACGTCCATCTTCTTGACGTCCTTCTTCTCCACGAACTGGAGTGGGTCGAATCCCTGGACCTCACCGGCAATCCGCGTGGCGAACTGTGACGCGTCGAAGCGCGTGATGCAGCCGATCCCGCTTCGACCGGCACAGAGGGCATCCCAGTTGGCCTCGGTGCCGATGCCGAGGGATGATACGAGCCCCACGCCCGTGATGACGACCCGCCTACTCAACAAGCTCCTCCACGTGCTCGCGACAGAGGGCAGCACGATTGGTTCGGTCACGGTCACGT from Luteitalea sp. includes the following:
- the fabF gene encoding beta-ketoacyl-ACP synthase II; the protein is MSRRVVITGVGLVSSLGIGTEANWDALCAGRSGIGCITRFDASQFATRIAGEVQGFDPLQFVEKKDVKKMDVFIQYAIAATQFAMDDAQLVVSPAFAPRLGVFIASGIGGFGTIEREHRAYLESGPRKISPFFIPSAIINLAAGQVSIRFGAKGPNSATCTACSASAHAIGDAFEVIKRGTADAMIAGGSEAAITPMGIGGFGAMRALSTRNDEPARASRPFDRDRDGFIIGEGAGVVILEALDVAERRGAPIYCELVGYGMSADAYHITSPSQDGEGAVRVMQQALEAGGLRPDAVDYINAHGTSTPHNDRLETLAIKRCFGDHAHRVIISSTKSMHGHLLGAAGGLEAGIAALALKHQHVPPTINLDHPDDDCDLDYVPWKARSASLTYALSNSFGFGGTNAALLFRRFEQ
- a CDS encoding electron transfer flavoprotein subunit beta, coding for MKIAVCVKQVLSREAAVRVNDQGTWIRDTDAQFEMNEPDQYALEEALRLKEQQGGEVIAVSAGPARVTQVLREALARGADRAIHVSGDALVQADPLVVAGALAEAVRPEQVDLVLAGLQSDDHGFGQVGVVMAERLGMPHATIIMDVSVVDGALRVKRELEGGWFQWATLPLPTLLTIQSGINQLRYATLKGIMAAKKKEIRTVDANSGVSRQRITRLYVPEKSKQTRQLEGSPAEIAKELVRALRDARVI
- a CDS encoding electron transfer flavoprotein subunit alpha/FixB family protein, encoding MILVIAEQRSGQLNRATWEVVAAAQQTGQPVKVVVAGHDCDGVAGELATAAVDEVIVVDHAALSTYTADGYTAALVPIVEAAAPALVAVAHTYQARDFVPKLAARMERSLVADCVGFKPHGDDWLFVRPMFQAKLAADVVVDGPAPHFVSVQLGSFRIDQVQRGSSPGPVRRPAVTIDESQIRQRSEEPFKEAKQAVDLTQADRIVSVGRGIKGPEHLALAQQLAEALSAELAASRPICDAGWLPMDRQIGSSGQTVAPKLYLALGISGAIQHVVGMKGARTIVAINKDPEAPIFELADYAITADLFDVVPAIIEALKA